Genomic DNA from Niallia circulans:
AAATCAACGTTACTTCGCAGTATTAACCGTTTAATTGAATCGACAGAAGGTTCTATTGAATTTCTTGATCAGCGTATAGAAAAGGCGAATAAAAGCGAATTGAGAAAAATCAGGTCAAAGATGGGCATGATCTTTCAGCATTATAACCTGATTTATCGATCAAGTGTCCTTGAAAATGTTCTTCATGGACGATTAGGCTATATGGGCTCAGTTGCTGGAGTGTTTAACCGCTATAAGGAAGAGGATAAGCAGGAAGCGATTATGTTGCTAAAGAAGGTTGGATTAGAAGCAGAAATCTATAAGCGAGCCGATGAGCTTTCTGGAGGGCAAAAACAGCGTGTTGGCGTTTGCCGTGCCTTGGCCCAAAATCCAGAGCTTATCTTGGCAGATGAACCAATCGCCTCCTTGGATCCAAAATCATCAGCTGTTGTGATGGATGCCATTTATAAAAACTGCAAAGAGCAAGGCATCGCCTGTTTGGTTAATCTCCACCAAGTCGATGTAGCCAAAAGATATGCAACAAGAATAGTGGCAGTTAAAGCAGGCACTATTGTCTTTGATGGTCAGGCAAGTGAATTAACGGAGGAAATGATTGAATATCTCTATGAGGGAAAAGAGCAAGAAATATTTGAGACAGCCAATTAAGCAAAAAGAAAGGGTGTAAATACATGGAGAATCAAGGTTTGATAGCGAGCACAAAGAACAGAATCATTCCGTTTGAAGGAATCCGTAATTTTCGTGATATGGGTGGCTATAAAACAGAAGATGGTCGAACAGTGAAGTATGGAGTTTTTTACCGATCGGCAGAATTAACGGACATGACTGATAAAGATAAAGAAATATTTAGTTCACTGGGCATAAAGTATATATTTGATTATCGGGATGATGGTGAAGCTTCAGTGAAACCGGATCCTGTTATAGCAGGTGTCAGAAACGAGAGAATACCTGCCATTGCAGGAGAGGTACAGGGGCTTGTTCAATCGATGGAAGACTTGGTGAAAAGTGAGTTATTCAAGGATCTGAAGACAATTGGATTAGCTGATATGTATGGAAAAATGGCACTAAATAATCGTTCATATAGCAGGCTGTTCGAAATTATTCAAGATCCAGAATTTATGGGGATTCTCCATCATTGCGCAGCAGGCAAGGATAGAACTGGAGTTGGAGCAGCGCTTATTCTCTCAGCATTAGGGGTTCCTAAGGAAGTAGTAATAGAAGATTACTTAATTACAAACGAGACGTTGCATGAATTCCAAGAAATGATAAAAGCAGAGCTGTTAGGCAAGCTGACAGAAGAGCAGATGAAGCTGTTTGATGCAATGATGGCTGCTAAAGAGGAATATATACAAGCAATGTTTACAGCTATTGAGGAAACCTATGGAAATTTACATACTTACTTCGAAAAGGAATTGAACTTAACAGCTGAAAAACGTATTGCCTTACAAAATTTATGGCTAGAATAAAAGCTTCCTGAAAAGAGTCTTGTGAAAGGCTCTTTTTTGTTTGGTAGTTGTTCTGGCTTATTAGTATTTTAAGTTCTATTGTCCTATTACCTAAAATATGACAATATACGATATTGAAATCATTAATGAAAACGTTTACAATAAGTCTGTATATGCATGTTGAAGTAATTATCAAAGGAGGCTGACTAAAGTGAATGCTATTACAATCGTAATTGGAACGATGTGCTTCTTAATGATTGCGTATCGTTTGTATGGTACCTTCATGGCTGCTAAAGTGTTAAAGCTGAAGGAAATGGAGGAACGAAAAAAGACCCCTGCTCATGAGCTGAATGATGGAAAGGATTATGTGCCTACAAACAAATGGGTTACGTTTGGCCATCATTTTGCGGCAATCGCTGCAGCTGGTCCGCTTGTCGGTCCAATCCTTGCTGCGCAGTTTGGCTATTTGCCAGGTTTGCTTTGGCTGTTGATTGGGGCAGTTATTGGAGGGGCTGTTCATGATGCTGTTGTTCTGTTCGCATCTATGCGCAAGAAGGGAAAGTCACTTTCAGAAGTAGCGAAGGAAGAGTTGGGTCCTGTTGCGGGCTTTTGTACAGGACTTGCAATGCTGTTCATCATTACGATTACGATGGCGGGGCTTTCAATGGTTGTACTTCATGCACTTGAGCGCAACCCATGGGGAACGTTTGCGGTAGGGATTACAATTCCAATTGCGATGGGTGTTGGTTTATTCTATAAGAAGACAGGTAATTTGAAGCTGGCCAGTACAGTTGGGTTCATTCTTCTTATGATTGGTGTCTTTATTGGGCCATCCATTCAAGAAACTGCGTTAGGAGAATTCTTGACCTTTGATTCAAAAACATTAGCGGTTATTCTCCCCATATATGCCTTCTTTGCAGCAGCATTGCCAGTATGGCTGTTGTTAGCACCAAGGGATTATTTAAGCAGCTTTATGAAAATCGGTGTATTTATTGCGTTGATTATTGGTGTCTTTATTATAAATCCTGATGTGCAAATGCCTGCTTTCACAGAGTTCATACATGGCGGCGGCCCTGTTATTGCTGGTCCTGTTTGGCCGTTCATTTCGATTACGATTGCCTGTGGGGCGATTTCCGGTTTCCATGCTTTTGTTGGTTCTGGAACGACTCCAAAAATGCTCGACCGTTGGCAGGATATAAAAATAGTCGGCTTTGGCGGTATGCTTGTTGAATGTTTAGTTGCTGTTATGGCTTTAATTGCAGCTGTTTCCTTACAACCAGGTGATTATTTTGCTATTAACTCAACACCAGAAGTATTTAAAACTCTTGGTATGTCAGCAGTTCATTTGCCTGAGCTTAGCCAGGAAATTGGTCTAGACTTGGAAGGCAGAACTGGTGGAGCTGTTTCCTTAGCTGTTGGAATGACCTATATTTTTACGAGCATTCCTTGGTTTGATAATCTTGCACCGCATTTCTTCCAGTTTGTCATCATGTTCGAGGCAGTCTTCATTTTAACAGCTATTGATGCAGGGACGCGTGTAGCGCGCTACTTGATTCAGGATTTCTTTGGTGAGGTATATAAACCACTAAAACGCGTCGATTGGTTGCCTGGCAATATATTTGCAAGCGCATTAGCATGTCTTGCATGGGGGTATCTACTGTTCTCTGGAGATATTGGCTCCGTTTGGGCACTCTTTGGTGTTTCTAACCAGCTGATGGCATCCATTGGCTTAATTGTGGGAGCAACAGTCATTTTGAAAATAGCTGATAAGCGCAGCTATATCCTTACTTGTCTCATACCGCTTGCGTATCTATTTGTAACAGTTAATGCTGCGGGTTATTGGATGATTACAAATGTATATTTGAATCCAGATGCTGCAGGATATAATGTTGTTAACGGAGTATTGTCGATTATTATGCTTGTGCTTGGAATGATTATTGTAATAGCAGCAATTAAGAAGTGGGTTGAAATTTGGAAAACTCCGAGTTTAAGAGGAGATAAATATCTTTCTGCATAATTTTAAGGAAAGTCTGCGGGCGATGTTTGCCGTCAGACTCTCCTAAATTACATAAAAGTAGTTTGAATTAATTGCTGAAGAAAAAAAGTTCTGTTATTATTTAGATATCTATTATTTAGATGTCTAAATAATAGATTATTAGGTCGTCCTCCAATTTAATAAAGGAGATAGCGCTCACTAAATTAGAGGAGTCCTATTGTTCTAAAATGCCAGATATAATATTTAGATATCTAAATAAAAACAAAAGACAGTTAGGAGTGTATGTAAAGATGGGAAGATTAGAAAATAAAGTGGCGATTATTACGGGGGGAGCATCTGGAATCGGTGAATGCATGGTAGATTTGTTTTGTCAGGAAGGTGCTGTTGTAATTGCTGCAGATATTAATGAGGCGGCACTTGAAAAGGTTAGCCAAAAGGAAAACGTGTATGGGCTAAAGTTAAATGTAGCTTCCGATGAGGATTGGCAGGATTTAGTGAAAGAAGTGGTAGCAAAGTTCGGAAAGATTGATATTCTCATAAATAACGCAGGAATCTCTTCTGAAAAAGTGTATCAGGATATTAATTTTGAGGATTGGCAGAAAATGCTTTCTATCAACGGATGGGGTCCATTTGCAGGGATGAAGCATGTAGCTCCTTACATGGCGGCCCAAAAGAAAGGTTCTATTATCAATATTTCATCCTACACGGCTCAAATTGGTCAAGGCTTCAATCATTATTCTGCATCAAAAGGCGCTGTTCGTGCTATCTCAAAAGCAGCAGCTACAACTTTTGGGCGTGATGGAGTTCGTGTAAATGCACTTTTCCCTGGAATTATTGAAACACCAATGACACAGTCCTTAAGCACTTCAAGAGATTTACTTAGCCGCTTAATTCAGACAACACCACTTCAGCGCCTTGGACAGCCTAATGACATAGCGAAAGCCGCGTTGTTCTTTGCTTCAGATGATTCTGATTATATTACAGGCGCGGAGTTGGTGATTGATGGTGGATTCTCAGCTCAATAGTAATGTATGATAAGAGAGCCCCTGATTAAATCAGGGGCTTTTAACAATTATCGAAAGCAGGGATATTTATGGAAGAAAAGACAATTTTCGAAATCATCCATAATATGGACAAGGTTACTAATAATTTAATCATTAAGTGGAATAAAATGTTTAATGAAGATCTTGGCATTTCCCACATCCTTGTTCTCAGCCATTTGGAGAATAAGGGGAATAGCCGTCCGTCCGATATTGCGAAGGCTTTAGGTCTGACTCCTCCCACTTTGACACATTTAGCAGAAAAACTAGTACACAAGGGGTTAGCCATAAGGATTGTAGATGAAACGGATCGTCGCATCATCTATTTGGGAATTACAGAAAAGGGCAGTGAGATAGTGGTTAAAGCCCACCGAGACGGGGAAATGCTGCGCCGAAACCTGTTTGAAAGGCTCACAGAAGAAGAAAGGCAGCAGATGTTAAAGATATTTGAGAAGCTGAATAATCCGCAAACTTAGAGACCGGAAAAGGACGAATAAATTAGGCTCTTATTCGTCTGGTGATTATTTTCTTCTTTATTTGTGTACTTAATAACCTTGCATTGTCTGGTTCAATTCATCTGCTAACTCTGCTACCTTGGAGCCAGCTTCACCAATTTCTTTTAATATGTTTGTGAAATTGCTCATTTCTTTATTATTTATGTCATTTTTTTCTGTGCTCACTATGCTTGCTGTCAAAATTTCATCAAAGCTGGTTACTGTCTCTTGGACATTTTGGTTTGCTGAAATGGTTTTAGAGTTCACTTCATTAATCTGTTTGACGACATCTTCAATTTGCTTTGTCGTTGAAAGAACTAAGCTTGTAATATTGCTTGAAGAAAGCTTCGTCTGCTCCGCAAGCTTTCGTACTTCTGCAGCGACAACAGAAAAACCTTTCCCATGCTCCCCGGCTCTGGCGGCCTCTATTGCAGCATTTAAAGCAAGAAGATTTGTTTGTTCCGCAATGGTCGTGATAACCGCTACGATATCACCAATTTCCCGTGAGTTAGCCTCCAGTGAACCAACGCTTGTCTTAATTTCATTTACACTGTCCTTAAGTGCAACTGTCTCTTCAATGACTTGATCAAGCTGTCTGCTTCCTTTAATAGAAGATTCCGATGTGACAATAGAGGACCTCAATCCTTCATCCAATTCCTTCGTCATGCTTTCAGAACGAACAACAACATCAGCGACAGATGCTCCAACCTGCTCTGACATTGCTGCTAATTCTTCCGTAATAGAACCGATTGTTGTTTTGACTTGTTGCTTTGCTTCCATTTCTTTTAGTATAGCTGCTTCCTTTTGCAGATCCTGCAGATAAGCGAGGCATAGCTGCAGCTCTAGGTTGAAAATTTTAGTTGTGACTTTAGCTGCTAAAGTCATGCTTTTAATATCTTCTTGATATTTTTCTTTTAGTAGCTCAAGAATAGTGTTAACAAATACTGCGTTCGTACAAAGATACCAGCGTGCCTCTACACCTACTGCCAAATAGTACTTAGAAATATTCATTCTTTTTTCTGCAAATTGGTCATCAATAATACCATCAAAGAAGCCTATCACATATTCTTGGCAGCCCTTTAAATCTACTCCAATTGAAGTCATGTCTACAACTTTGCGAATTCCAGGATTAGTGTGGTGATAAATAGGGTTATAGATTGTTTCAATATTTGCTTGAATAAATGGCTGTAGTACTCTAGCTACGGCTAATTCTTCTAAAGTGAGGTCGATTACTGCCAGCTGTTGAACTAAATTAGCATCTTTAGTGACATCTATTTTTACGTTATCCCGTTCCTGCTCGGCTAACTCCTTTAAGCTGGCTGCTTTTTGTTTCTTTGCAAACATATTCAAGTCTATCACTCCTGTTAAAAATAAATATATCCGATCTATATGCAAATTTTTACATATAATATATCGGTAAAAACTATCGATTTTTAAGAGTTAGTATAATATTTCCTTTTGTTGTGATTTTCTATTTTTAATAAATTTTATAAAACTGTTTGCTTTTCACCGACTTTTCACCAAAGGCTACTAAACTACAACTATCGAAAAGGAAAGGTGGAGAGAAAGCAATGAATGCTAGATTCAAAAAAGGTATTTTCTGGAGCGTGATAATTGCCTCTATTATATTGGCAGTTAGCTTCATCACAAGACTGATTGGAGGTGCTGCAAATTTAGCCTTTGGTCATGGACAAGGAATGGGGAACGGAATGCGTCATGGCGGCTTCGGTCATGCGCAAATGATGGGTGGTTTTCACCACAGTCCAAGTTTTTCTTGGTTAGGCTTCTTGTTATTCCTGATCATTGTAATAGTAGTAATAAATTTAGTTACTAAGCATCTAAAGAAAAAGGCAAAATCAAATTCAATGGAGCAGTTTATTCCTACTTCAACAATGAATACACCTAAACCACCAGTTAACTTCAGCAATGCCTCTGTTTTAGATGAATGGGAAAGAAACAACACAAATAAAAAGGAGAGATTATAATATGGGTATTTTTAAAAGAATAAAAACGATTGCAAGTGCAGATATTAATGGATTATTGGATAACATGGAAGATCCGATTGCGATGCTTAATGAATATACAAGGGAAATGGAGCATGAGCTCGGAAAAGCTCAATCAGCTTTATCGCGGCAAATTTTTGTTGAAAACAAACAAGCAGCACTAATTGGACAAACAAAAGAACTAATAGAAAGACGAACTCGCCAAGCTAAACTTGCGATTGAAAAGGATGAGGATGGAATTGCAAGGCTTGCCGTTCAAGAAAAAATCAATCATGAGCAGCAGCTTAGCATCTACGAGCAGCAACTAGAAGCTATCAAGGAGCAAACGAATATCCTGAAGGAAAAGTACAATGAACTGCTAGTTACTTATAATGAGCTTCAGCATAAGAAAATCTTGCTTGCATCTCGTGCAAATGTTGCAAACTCTATTAAGCAAATTCAAAAGGTTTCAAGCACCTTTAGTGCGGACAATATTGTAAGAGGTGTAACGAAAGCTGAGGAGAAAATTCTGTTTATGGAAGCACAAGTACAGGCAGGCGGATATACGAAAAATCCATTAAACAGCTATGCTTGGACAGGCTTCTCAAATGTTAGTGAGGGCGAAGTTTCAAAGGAATTAGAGAAATTAAAAGCAAAATAGAAAAAAGAACAGGTCCCGTTTTTAAACGGGGCCTAATTTGTTTTTAGAATGCATTACTAGATATAAGGAACACTAACACTATATTCCTCTAATTAAAAACCCTTCAAAATAATCCCTGAAAGCTAATAAAGGAGTGTTCTTTAAAATGAATAA
This window encodes:
- a CDS encoding SDR family NAD(P)-dependent oxidoreductase, which gives rise to MGRLENKVAIITGGASGIGECMVDLFCQEGAVVIAADINEAALEKVSQKENVYGLKLNVASDEDWQDLVKEVVAKFGKIDILINNAGISSEKVYQDINFEDWQKMLSINGWGPFAGMKHVAPYMAAQKKGSIINISSYTAQIGQGFNHYSASKGAVRAISKAAATTFGRDGVRVNALFPGIIETPMTQSLSTSRDLLSRLIQTTPLQRLGQPNDIAKAALFFASDDSDYITGAELVIDGGFSAQ
- a CDS encoding MarR family winged helix-turn-helix transcriptional regulator; this translates as MEEKTIFEIIHNMDKVTNNLIIKWNKMFNEDLGISHILVLSHLENKGNSRPSDIAKALGLTPPTLTHLAEKLVHKGLAIRIVDETDRRIIYLGITEKGSEIVVKAHRDGEMLRRNLFERLTEEERQQMLKIFEKLNNPQT
- a CDS encoding globin-coupled sensor protein; this translates as MFAKKQKAASLKELAEQERDNVKIDVTKDANLVQQLAVIDLTLEELAVARVLQPFIQANIETIYNPIYHHTNPGIRKVVDMTSIGVDLKGCQEYVIGFFDGIIDDQFAEKRMNISKYYLAVGVEARWYLCTNAVFVNTILELLKEKYQEDIKSMTLAAKVTTKIFNLELQLCLAYLQDLQKEAAILKEMEAKQQVKTTIGSITEELAAMSEQVGASVADVVVRSESMTKELDEGLRSSIVTSESSIKGSRQLDQVIEETVALKDSVNEIKTSVGSLEANSREIGDIVAVITTIAEQTNLLALNAAIEAARAGEHGKGFSVVAAEVRKLAEQTKLSSSNITSLVLSTTKQIEDVVKQINEVNSKTISANQNVQETVTSFDEILTASIVSTEKNDINNKEMSNFTNILKEIGEAGSKVAELADELNQTMQGY
- the phnC gene encoding phosphonate ABC transporter ATP-binding protein produces the protein MDSVLKITNLVKRYNGGTLALKDINLEVKKGEFIAVIGPSGAGKSTLLRSINRLIESTEGSIEFLDQRIEKANKSELRKIRSKMGMIFQHYNLIYRSSVLENVLHGRLGYMGSVAGVFNRYKEEDKQEAIMLLKKVGLEAEIYKRADELSGGQKQRVGVCRALAQNPELILADEPIASLDPKSSAVVMDAIYKNCKEQGIACLVNLHQVDVAKRYATRIVAVKAGTIVFDGQASELTEEMIEYLYEGKEQEIFETAN
- the cstA gene encoding carbon starvation protein CstA, which codes for MNAITIVIGTMCFLMIAYRLYGTFMAAKVLKLKEMEERKKTPAHELNDGKDYVPTNKWVTFGHHFAAIAAAGPLVGPILAAQFGYLPGLLWLLIGAVIGGAVHDAVVLFASMRKKGKSLSEVAKEELGPVAGFCTGLAMLFIITITMAGLSMVVLHALERNPWGTFAVGITIPIAMGVGLFYKKTGNLKLASTVGFILLMIGVFIGPSIQETALGEFLTFDSKTLAVILPIYAFFAAALPVWLLLAPRDYLSSFMKIGVFIALIIGVFIINPDVQMPAFTEFIHGGGPVIAGPVWPFISITIACGAISGFHAFVGSGTTPKMLDRWQDIKIVGFGGMLVECLVAVMALIAAVSLQPGDYFAINSTPEVFKTLGMSAVHLPELSQEIGLDLEGRTGGAVSLAVGMTYIFTSIPWFDNLAPHFFQFVIMFEAVFILTAIDAGTRVARYLIQDFFGEVYKPLKRVDWLPGNIFASALACLAWGYLLFSGDIGSVWALFGVSNQLMASIGLIVGATVILKIADKRSYILTCLIPLAYLFVTVNAAGYWMITNVYLNPDAAGYNVVNGVLSIIMLVLGMIIVIAAIKKWVEIWKTPSLRGDKYLSA
- a CDS encoding PspA/IM30 family protein — translated: MGIFKRIKTIASADINGLLDNMEDPIAMLNEYTREMEHELGKAQSALSRQIFVENKQAALIGQTKELIERRTRQAKLAIEKDEDGIARLAVQEKINHEQQLSIYEQQLEAIKEQTNILKEKYNELLVTYNELQHKKILLASRANVANSIKQIQKVSSTFSADNIVRGVTKAEEKILFMEAQVQAGGYTKNPLNSYAWTGFSNVSEGEVSKELEKLKAK
- a CDS encoding tyrosine-protein phosphatase → MENQGLIASTKNRIIPFEGIRNFRDMGGYKTEDGRTVKYGVFYRSAELTDMTDKDKEIFSSLGIKYIFDYRDDGEASVKPDPVIAGVRNERIPAIAGEVQGLVQSMEDLVKSELFKDLKTIGLADMYGKMALNNRSYSRLFEIIQDPEFMGILHHCAAGKDRTGVGAALILSALGVPKEVVIEDYLITNETLHEFQEMIKAELLGKLTEEQMKLFDAMMAAKEEYIQAMFTAIEETYGNLHTYFEKELNLTAEKRIALQNLWLE